Proteins encoded together in one Gemmatimonadetes bacterium T265 window:
- the thyX gene encoding flavin-dependent thymidylate synthase — protein MLYTAPVVTLVARPQFVEPAHLPVAWQGESTDGERLAEFAGRLCYMSQHNPAGRTTAEYLENIKRQRHGSVLEHASYSLLLEGVSRSLTHELVRHRAGTAMSQLSQRYVDESEANFVVPPAIIGEAELEDAWRAQVEAAQASYVALVERLMDRYKWVDDKVHRRKMAREAARGVLPNSTETKILFTANARAWRAILEMRGGEAAELEIRRLAVAALRVLQEAAPAFFGDFTVYQAADRREAVKVEHSKV, from the coding sequence GTGCTCTACACCGCGCCCGTCGTCACCCTCGTCGCCCGCCCGCAGTTCGTCGAACCCGCCCACCTCCCCGTCGCCTGGCAGGGCGAGAGCACCGACGGAGAGCGGCTCGCCGAGTTCGCGGGGCGGCTCTGCTACATGTCGCAGCACAACCCCGCGGGGCGCACGACGGCCGAGTACCTGGAGAACATCAAGCGCCAGCGCCACGGCTCGGTGCTCGAGCACGCCAGCTACTCGCTGCTGCTGGAGGGCGTCAGCCGCTCGCTCACGCACGAACTCGTGCGGCACCGGGCTGGTACCGCAATGAGTCAATTAAGCCAGCGCTACGTCGACGAGAGCGAGGCCAACTTCGTCGTCCCGCCGGCGATCATCGGCGAGGCGGAGTTGGAGGACGCGTGGCGCGCGCAGGTCGAGGCGGCGCAGGCGAGCTACGTCGCGCTCGTCGAGCGCCTGATGGATCGCTACAAGTGGGTGGACGACAAGGTCCACCGCCGCAAGATGGCGCGCGAGGCCGCCCGCGGCGTGCTCCCCAACTCGACCGAGACGAAGATCCTCTTCACGGCCAACGCGCGCGCGTGGCGGGCGATCCTCGAAATGCGCGGCGGCGAGGCCGCGGAACTCGAGATCCGGCGGCTCGCGGTCGCGGCGCTCCGCGTGCTCCAGGAGGCCGCGCCGGCGTTCTTCGGCGATTTCACGGTATACCAGGCCGCCGACCGCCGCGAGGCGGTGAAGGTGGAGCACTCCAAGGTGTAA
- a CDS encoding TetR family transcriptional regulator codes for MATEPVDLPTPAPPAGVLRRVPQQDRGQRRIERILDAAAAVIGEVGVEAASTNAIAARAETSVGSLYQFFPNKDAIVQALAMRYTAMFGRLKETILAADVADQPLDAMMRGIVEPIAAFCDEHPAYRHVFAAGTTPGSEAAAADAALHATVVNRVEALVARRMPWVAPAQRRATAVVQVETVHAVLFHVQGLPAAERPPLRRELVRQLVAALEPFDRERPAVA; via the coding sequence ATGGCCACAGAACCCGTCGACCTGCCCACGCCCGCGCCGCCGGCGGGCGTGCTCCGCCGCGTGCCGCAGCAGGACCGCGGACAGCGCCGCATCGAGCGGATCCTCGACGCGGCCGCGGCGGTGATCGGGGAGGTCGGCGTCGAGGCCGCGTCGACCAACGCCATCGCCGCGCGCGCGGAGACCTCGGTGGGGTCGCTCTACCAGTTCTTCCCCAACAAGGACGCGATCGTGCAGGCGCTCGCGATGCGCTACACCGCGATGTTCGGGCGGCTGAAGGAGACGATCCTCGCGGCCGACGTCGCCGACCAGCCGCTGGACGCGATGATGCGTGGGATCGTCGAGCCGATCGCGGCGTTCTGCGACGAGCACCCGGCGTACCGGCACGTGTTCGCCGCGGGCACCACGCCGGGGAGCGAGGCCGCGGCGGCGGACGCGGCGCTGCACGCGACGGTCGTCAACCGGGTGGAGGCGCTCGTCGCGCGGCGCATGCCCTGGGTCGCGCCCGCGCAGCGGCGCGCGACGGCGGTCGTGCAGGTCGAGACGGTGCACGCGGTGCTCTTCCACGTGCAGGGCCTGCCGGCCGCGGAGCGCCCGCCGCTCCGCCGCGAGCTGGTGCGCCAGCTCGTCGCCGCGCTCGAGCCGTTCGACCGGGAGCGGCCGGCCGTCGCCTAA
- a CDS encoding MexH family multidrug efflux RND transporter periplasmic adaptor subunit, with product MPTPDRRPYRPLPYRPLPRHPRAAVAVLTLATAVGSAAAAACSRDARAAAPATNAPAAPATPVRVQSAERDTSRAVIRAGGVTEPRATADLAFQVPGRVVAVAVDEGTRVARGQLLAALDPTDYRLAYEQAELARARQADELARARVLRASGSIAANDFDKLDNGARQAAVAGALAAKRLADARLTAPFAGTIARKAVEVGATAGTGSTVLTLVDLSEVEVRVGVSEADVGQVRVGRPASVEVPALGRTFDGRVAHVGVVADPASRTYAVKVALPNAAGALRGGMVATILLPTGRARDAVVVPAAAVARDPDGATEVFVYDPRARRVRARRVEVGDARGADVEVTRGLAVGEPVVVAGQQRLRDGSAVVVAGER from the coding sequence ATGCCCACGCCCGACCGCCGCCCGTACAGGCCGCTGCCGTATCGGCCGCTGCCGCGCCACCCACGCGCCGCGGTCGCGGTACTCACGCTCGCGACCGCGGTCGGCAGCGCCGCGGCGGCCGCCTGCTCGCGCGACGCCCGCGCCGCCGCACCGGCGACGAACGCGCCCGCCGCCCCCGCGACCCCGGTGCGCGTGCAGTCCGCCGAGCGCGACACGAGCCGCGCGGTGATCCGCGCCGGCGGCGTGACCGAGCCCCGCGCGACCGCCGACCTCGCCTTCCAGGTCCCCGGGCGCGTCGTCGCCGTCGCCGTCGACGAGGGCACCCGCGTCGCCCGCGGCCAGCTGCTCGCCGCGCTCGACCCCACCGACTACCGCCTCGCCTACGAACAGGCCGAGCTCGCCCGCGCCCGCCAGGCCGACGAACTCGCGCGCGCCCGCGTCCTCCGCGCCTCCGGCTCGATCGCGGCGAACGACTTCGACAAGCTCGACAACGGCGCGCGGCAGGCCGCCGTCGCCGGCGCGCTCGCCGCGAAGCGCCTCGCCGACGCGCGCCTCACGGCCCCCTTCGCGGGCACGATCGCGCGGAAGGCCGTCGAGGTCGGCGCGACCGCGGGCACGGGGTCGACGGTGCTCACCCTCGTCGACCTGTCGGAGGTCGAGGTGCGCGTCGGCGTGAGCGAGGCCGACGTCGGTCAGGTTCGCGTCGGCCGGCCGGCCTCGGTCGAGGTGCCCGCGTTAGGCCGTACCTTCGACGGCCGCGTCGCGCACGTCGGCGTCGTCGCCGACCCGGCGAGCCGGACGTACGCGGTGAAGGTGGCGCTGCCCAACGCCGCGGGCGCCCTCCGCGGCGGAATGGTCGCGACCATCCTCCTCCCCACCGGCCGCGCGCGCGACGCCGTGGTCGTCCCCGCCGCCGCGGTCGCGCGAGACCCGGACGGCGCGACCGAGGTGTTCGTCTACGACCCGCGCGCGCGCCGCGTCCGCGCGCGCCGCGTCGAGGTCGGCGACGCGCGCGGCGCGGACGTGGAGGTCACGCGCGGCCTCGCGGTCGGCGAGCCCGTCGTCGTCGCCGGGCAGCAGCGCCTGCGCGACGGCTCGGCGGTGGTCGTGGCGGGGGAGCGCTGA
- the vapC_4 gene encoding ribonuclease VapC has product MTNTTPLMLDTNVVFEVLRPRPSAVRDRLTRTLDQGGRAVAVSSIVLVELWYGVGRSAMPALNAELLRRFLAGGVNVVSFAEEQAEAAGALRTQLERAGTPVGPYDVLIAAHAVTTGSTLVTANVGEFSRFPGLTVEDWSRPA; this is encoded by the coding sequence TTGACTAACACGACGCCGCTGATGCTCGACACCAACGTCGTGTTCGAGGTGTTGCGCCCGCGCCCGTCGGCCGTCCGCGATCGGCTAACCCGCACGCTCGACCAGGGGGGGCGGGCCGTCGCGGTGTCGTCGATCGTGCTCGTCGAGCTGTGGTACGGCGTCGGCCGGAGCGCGATGCCGGCGCTGAACGCCGAGCTGCTCCGGCGCTTCCTCGCGGGCGGCGTCAATGTGGTGTCGTTCGCAGAGGAACAGGCCGAAGCCGCGGGCGCGCTCCGCACGCAGCTGGAGCGGGCGGGTACGCCGGTCGGTCCCTATGACGTGCTGATCGCGGCACACGCCGTCACGACGGGGAGCACGCTGGTGACCGCGAACGTCGGCGAGTTCTCGCGCTTCCCCGGCCTCACCGTGGAGGACTGGTCGCGCCCGGCGTAA
- a CDS encoding nitrogen regulatory protein NtrP produces MGETGIAKLFQHGRSQAVRLPKAFRMPGDRVRVRRVEGGRVLLEPIYATTEEWFAAMDAVATDPSFMADGRQQPPMPPPKDLFD; encoded by the coding sequence ATGGGAGAGACCGGGATCGCGAAGCTGTTTCAACACGGGCGCAGCCAGGCGGTGCGGCTGCCGAAGGCGTTCCGCATGCCGGGCGACCGCGTGCGCGTGCGACGCGTCGAGGGCGGCCGCGTGCTGCTCGAGCCGATCTACGCGACGACGGAGGAGTGGTTCGCGGCAATGGACGCCGTGGCGACGGATCCGTCCTTCATGGCGGACGGACGTCAGCAGCCGCCGATGCCGCCGCCCAAGGATCTGTTCGATTGA
- a CDS encoding farnesyl-diphosphate farnesyltransferase, which yields MPALPERALADAVARRDARRFCELVLPAVSRTFAIGIRALPGDLGRAVLTAYLICRLADTVEDAPGMTPAEKAPLFEALLDCFDGQGAADRFPSMAAAVTGDPAHLALVRHADLVFAYFLALPAGTRRVVRHWVTEMVTGMRKFVELYPDGIRIQTVEEFREYCYYVAGTVGYLLTDLWHEHSPAVGRATYERLRERCRAFGEALQTVNILKDVGHDARVENSIYVPEQLLRAHGSTHAAVLAAECIPETRAAVARLIELAWADLDEARRYLLLIPRRAVPIRLFCALPLLYAYATLRDLARTSAMLLPGGGVKISRREVKALLVTGVLVAGSNGLVRRLVERVRRRPFTLALGET from the coding sequence ATGCCCGCCCTTCCGGAACGCGCTCTCGCCGACGCCGTCGCCCGTCGCGACGCCCGCCGCTTCTGCGAGCTGGTCCTCCCCGCCGTCTCGCGCACCTTCGCGATCGGGATCCGGGCGCTCCCCGGCGACCTCGGCCGGGCCGTGCTCACGGCCTACCTCATCTGCCGCCTCGCCGACACCGTCGAGGACGCGCCGGGGATGACGCCGGCCGAGAAGGCCCCGCTCTTCGAGGCCCTGCTCGACTGCTTCGACGGGCAGGGCGCGGCCGACCGCTTTCCGTCGATGGCGGCCGCGGTCACGGGCGACCCCGCGCACCTCGCGCTCGTCCGCCACGCCGACCTCGTCTTCGCCTACTTCCTCGCCCTCCCGGCGGGCACGCGCCGGGTCGTACGGCACTGGGTAACCGAGATGGTGACCGGGATGCGCAAATTCGTCGAGCTCTACCCCGACGGCATCCGCATCCAGACGGTCGAGGAGTTCCGCGAGTATTGCTACTATGTGGCCGGCACGGTCGGCTACCTGCTCACCGACCTCTGGCACGAGCACTCGCCCGCCGTCGGCCGCGCCACGTACGAGCGCCTGCGCGAGCGGTGCCGCGCGTTCGGCGAGGCGCTCCAGACGGTGAACATCCTGAAGGACGTCGGGCACGACGCGCGCGTCGAGAACTCGATTTACGTCCCCGAGCAGCTCCTCCGCGCGCACGGCAGCACGCACGCGGCGGTGCTCGCGGCGGAGTGCATTCCGGAGACGCGCGCCGCGGTGGCGCGCCTCATCGAGCTCGCCTGGGCCGACCTCGACGAGGCGCGGCGCTACCTGCTGCTCATCCCGCGGCGCGCCGTGCCGATCCGGCTCTTCTGCGCGCTGCCGCTCCTCTACGCCTACGCGACGCTCCGCGACCTCGCGCGCACCTCGGCGATGCTGCTGCCGGGCGGCGGGGTGAAGATCTCGCGGCGGGAGGTGAAGGCGCTGCTCGTGACGGGGGTGCTCGTCGCGGGGAGCAACGGGCTGGTGCGTCGCCTGGTCGAGCGCGTGCGGCGGCGGCCCTTCACACTCGCGTTAGGCGAGACGTAG
- a CDS encoding short-chain dehydrogenase: MQNRWSAAEARRFVDDYGRRGHDAALALRVYTSRLLGAEPALVRHGGGNTSVKTRARDLAGDDVAVVCVKGSGWDLAAIEPAGLPAVRLAPLRRLHALDRLSDEAMVNVVRGNLLDAAAPTPSVETLLHAFLPQSYVDHTHANAVLALSDQPDGLAICRDVFGDALAVVDYVMPGFRLAKAVAHAFDRQPHLEGVVLHKHGIVTVGDSAAQAYERMISMVTLAEARIARGRAVVVPAASLPAAPAAAADVLPVLRGACAAPLGDGRYRRLVASLRDGPEALAFCNRADLAEAAWRGVVTPDHSLRIKNRPLVLPAPEAGRPDAYREEVRRRVAQYGDEYRAYFERHDAHTGGRRVMLDPSPRVLLVPGVGVVAFGRSKAEAEVAADLAETTIATVCAAEAVGRFEPLAEADLFAMEYWSLEQAKLDKTAEPALARQVALVTGGGGAIGAATARLFARQGAEVVVLDLDGDAAQRVAQSCGPHALGLACDVTDPHAVRAAFDAACRQFGGVDVVVSNAGAAWEGAIATLPDEVLRRSFELNFFAHQRVAQHAVRVMQTQGTGGALLFNVSKQAINPGPGFGAYGAPKAATFLLARQYALEHGVDGIRVNVVNADRVRSGLLTEARIAARASARGVDQAAYLRGNLLQQEVTAEDVAEAFLHQALAMKTTGGVTTVDGGNIAAALR, encoded by the coding sequence ATGCAGAACCGCTGGTCCGCGGCCGAGGCCCGCCGCTTCGTCGACGACTACGGCCGCCGGGGCCACGACGCGGCCCTCGCGCTGCGGGTGTACACCTCGCGCCTGCTCGGCGCCGAGCCGGCGCTCGTGCGGCACGGCGGCGGGAACACGTCGGTGAAGACGCGCGCGCGCGACCTCGCGGGCGACGACGTCGCGGTCGTGTGCGTGAAGGGCTCCGGCTGGGACCTGGCCGCCATCGAGCCCGCGGGGCTGCCCGCCGTACGGCTCGCGCCGTTGCGCCGGCTGCACGCGCTGGATCGCCTCAGCGACGAGGCCATGGTCAACGTGGTACGCGGCAACCTGCTCGACGCCGCGGCGCCCACGCCGTCGGTGGAGACGCTGCTGCACGCGTTCCTGCCGCAGTCCTACGTCGACCACACGCATGCCAACGCGGTGCTCGCGCTGTCCGACCAGCCCGACGGTCTCGCGATCTGCCGCGACGTGTTCGGCGACGCCCTGGCCGTCGTCGACTACGTCATGCCGGGGTTCCGACTGGCCAAGGCGGTGGCGCACGCGTTCGACCGGCAGCCGCACCTCGAGGGCGTCGTGCTGCACAAGCACGGCATCGTCACCGTCGGCGACAGTGCCGCGCAGGCGTACGAGCGGATGATCAGCATGGTCACGCTCGCCGAGGCGCGGATCGCGCGCGGCCGCGCGGTCGTCGTGCCGGCGGCGTCGCTGCCCGCCGCGCCGGCGGCAGCGGCCGACGTGCTGCCCGTGCTGCGCGGCGCCTGCGCGGCGCCGTTAGGCGATGGTCGCTACCGTCGTCTGGTGGCGAGCCTGCGCGACGGGCCTGAGGCCCTCGCCTTTTGTAACCGGGCCGACCTGGCGGAGGCGGCCTGGCGCGGGGTCGTCACGCCGGACCACAGTCTCCGCATCAAGAATCGTCCGCTGGTGCTGCCCGCGCCCGAGGCGGGGCGGCCGGACGCGTACCGCGAGGAGGTGCGGCGGCGCGTGGCGCAGTACGGCGACGAGTATCGCGCGTATTTCGAGCGCCACGACGCCCACACGGGGGGCCGGCGCGTGATGCTCGATCCGTCGCCCCGCGTGCTGCTGGTCCCCGGCGTGGGAGTGGTCGCGTTCGGCAGGTCCAAGGCCGAGGCCGAGGTCGCCGCCGACCTCGCCGAGACCACCATCGCCACCGTGTGCGCGGCGGAGGCGGTGGGCCGCTTCGAGCCGCTGGCCGAGGCCGACCTCTTTGCGATGGAGTACTGGTCGCTCGAGCAGGCGAAGCTGGACAAGACGGCCGAGCCAGCCCTGGCGCGGCAGGTGGCGCTCGTGACCGGCGGCGGGGGCGCCATCGGCGCGGCCACCGCCCGCCTGTTCGCGCGCCAGGGCGCCGAAGTGGTCGTGCTGGACCTCGACGGCGACGCGGCGCAGCGCGTCGCGCAGTCCTGCGGCCCCCACGCGCTCGGGCTGGCGTGCGACGTCACCGATCCGCACGCCGTGCGCGCGGCCTTCGACGCGGCGTGTCGGCAGTTCGGGGGCGTCGACGTCGTCGTGTCCAACGCCGGGGCGGCGTGGGAAGGCGCGATCGCCACGCTCCCGGACGAGGTGCTGCGGCGCAGCTTCGAGCTCAACTTCTTTGCGCACCAGCGCGTCGCGCAGCACGCCGTGCGGGTGATGCAGACCCAGGGGACCGGCGGCGCGCTGCTCTTCAACGTGTCCAAGCAGGCGATCAATCCCGGTCCGGGGTTCGGCGCCTACGGCGCGCCGAAGGCCGCGACGTTCCTGCTCGCGCGGCAGTACGCGCTGGAGCACGGCGTCGACGGCATCCGCGTCAACGTCGTGAACGCGGACCGCGTCCGGAGCGGGCTCCTGACCGAGGCGAGGATCGCCGCGCGCGCGTCGGCGCGCGGCGTCGACCAGGCTGCCTACCTCCGCGGGAACCTGTTGCAGCAGGAAGTCACCGCCGAGGACGTCGCCGAGGCGTTCCTGCACCAGGCGCTGGCGATGAAGACCACGGGCGGCGTGACCACGGTCGACGGCGGGAACATCGCGGCGGCACTACGGTAG
- the mtnA1 gene encoding methylthioribose-1-phosphate isomerase 1 encodes MTAVPSATARAAESASLPVPATLEWHDDTLYLLDQTRLPLEIVVERQASVEQVWASIRALKVRGAPAIGVAGAYGLCVAMQASLTAPVDAFRARLAAQAAYLASARPTAVNLQWALRRLQARVVRHEAAHACEAAALYDALVDEARRIHAEDQALCEGIGRHGVALIRPGCGVLTHCNAGALATTGIGTATAPMYLAHRRGTRFRVYADETRPLLQGARLTAFELQRAGLDVTLLTDSMAAATMQRGLVDLVLVGTDRVAANGDVANKIGTLGVAILARHFGIPLYVACPSSTLDLATPTGEDIVIEERASDEVTSVGARRTAPEGVAVRNPAFDVTPHALVAGFITERGLVGPPFGDTLASLFR; translated from the coding sequence ATGACCGCCGTGCCGAGCGCGACCGCGCGCGCCGCCGAGTCGGCGTCGCTCCCGGTCCCGGCCACGCTCGAGTGGCACGACGACACGCTATACCTGCTGGATCAGACCCGGCTGCCACTCGAGATCGTCGTGGAGCGGCAGGCGAGCGTCGAGCAGGTGTGGGCCTCGATCCGCGCGCTGAAGGTGCGCGGCGCCCCGGCCATCGGCGTGGCGGGCGCCTACGGGCTCTGCGTGGCGATGCAGGCCAGTCTCACCGCACCCGTCGACGCCTTCCGCGCGCGCCTCGCCGCACAGGCGGCATATCTCGCGTCCGCCCGGCCCACCGCGGTCAACTTGCAGTGGGCCCTGCGGCGCCTGCAGGCCCGCGTCGTCCGTCACGAGGCGGCGCACGCGTGCGAGGCCGCCGCCCTGTACGACGCGCTGGTCGACGAGGCCCGGCGCATCCATGCCGAGGACCAAGCGCTGTGTGAAGGGATCGGGCGACACGGCGTGGCCCTCATCCGCCCGGGCTGCGGGGTCCTCACGCACTGCAACGCCGGCGCGCTCGCCACGACCGGCATCGGCACCGCCACGGCGCCGATGTACCTCGCGCATCGGCGCGGCACGCGCTTTCGCGTGTACGCGGACGAGACGCGACCGCTGCTGCAGGGCGCGCGGCTCACGGCGTTCGAACTGCAGCGCGCCGGCCTCGACGTCACCCTGCTCACCGACAGCATGGCCGCCGCCACGATGCAGCGCGGGCTGGTCGACCTGGTGCTCGTCGGCACCGACCGCGTGGCCGCCAACGGCGATGTCGCGAACAAGATCGGCACGCTCGGCGTCGCCATACTCGCGCGGCACTTCGGCATCCCGCTGTACGTCGCGTGCCCGTCGTCCACTCTCGACCTCGCCACGCCGACGGGCGAGGACATCGTCATCGAGGAACGCGCGAGCGACGAGGTGACGAGCGTCGGCGCGCGCCGCACGGCGCCCGAGGGCGTGGCGGTGCGGAACCCCGCGTTCGACGTCACGCCGCACGCGTTGGTCGCCGGCTTCATCACCGAGCGTGGGCTCGTCGGCCCGCCGTTCGGGGACACTCTCGCGTCCCTCTTCCGCTGA
- a CDS encoding hypothetical protein (possible pseudo due to internal stop codon), with translation MPFPTLVRRMAAAATAVLLTLGAAACSDQHTLVSPALRHPGAPSALRMYTPRAFTAVDAGEFHTCAVRGDGVVECWGSNLFGQAPATRTAAARTFTAVSTGHLHTCAVRTDGVVEC, from the coding sequence ATGCCCTTCCCGACTCTGGTGCGCCGCATGGCGGCCGCCGCCACAGCCGTCCTCCTGACGCTGGGCGCCGCCGCATGTAGCGATCAGCACACCCTGGTCTCGCCCGCCCTCCGCCACCCCGGCGCGCCGTCCGCACTCCGCATGTACACGCCGCGCGCGTTCACGGCCGTGGACGCCGGCGAGTTCCACACCTGCGCCGTGCGCGGCGACGGCGTCGTCGAGTGCTGGGGATCCAACCTCTTCGGCCAGGCGCCCGCGACGCGCACGGCCGCGGCCCGCACGTTCACGGCCGTGAGCACGGGCCACCTGCATACGTGCGCCGTGCGCACCGACGGGGTCGTCGAGTGCTAG
- a CDS encoding extracytoplasmic sigma factor ECF produces MLVPPPADDPTPGPSDPPAAQPGAVTRGLRAARAGDPAAWDALYTQLYDELRHLARRVRAGRAGATLSTTALVHEAYLKLDPAMGLAGERRADFFALAAWAMRGVLMDAARRHGAGKRGGGMLHVTLGEDAAASVRPDELLALDEALERLRAIDPRRARVVDYRFFAGLTTLETAELLGASVSTVERDWRTARAWLLQELGDGAAAAVRAG; encoded by the coding sequence ATGCTCGTGCCCCCGCCGGCCGATGACCCGACGCCGGGCCCGTCGGACCCGCCAGCCGCCCAGCCGGGCGCGGTCACGCGCGGCCTCCGCGCCGCCCGTGCCGGCGACCCGGCCGCGTGGGACGCGCTGTACACGCAGCTCTACGACGAGCTGCGCCACCTCGCGCGCCGCGTGCGCGCCGGGCGCGCCGGCGCGACGCTCTCCACCACCGCGCTCGTCCACGAGGCGTACCTCAAGCTCGACCCCGCCATGGGGCTCGCCGGCGAGCGGCGGGCGGACTTTTTTGCCCTGGCCGCCTGGGCGATGCGCGGCGTACTGATGGACGCCGCGCGCCGGCACGGCGCCGGGAAGCGCGGCGGCGGGATGCTCCACGTCACGCTCGGCGAGGACGCGGCCGCGTCGGTGCGCCCCGACGAACTGCTCGCCCTGGACGAGGCGCTCGAGCGGCTGCGGGCGATCGACCCGCGACGCGCCCGGGTCGTCGACTACCGCTTCTTCGCCGGCCTCACCACCCTCGAGACGGCCGAGCTGCTCGGCGCGTCGGTCTCCACCGTCGAGCGCGACTGGCGCACCGCGCGCGCGTGGCTGCTCCAGGAGCTCGGCGACGGCGCCGCGGCGGCCGTCCGCGCCGGCTGA